Within the Fischerella sp. PCC 9605 genome, the region GTTGGGAAATATCACTTTACATGACTTTGATGTAGGCAATTTAGCAATATGTCATGGCATAAAATCAAGATTTGCAAAGGCTATCTCTTTAGTTGTTTGGGCTTAAGTACAGCTATTTTGGTATGGTTACAGTCTCAGACACAAGCACAATTTATATCTAGTGTTGAACCTATAGAAATTTACCAATTAGCTACTCCCCAAATACTAACCATTCCTCCTATAAGACAATCAGAAATTACTTTTACCACCAAGAGCGAGTCAGTTAATAACCCAAGAGATTTATTAGCACCGCCTCTATTTAATACTTCTATTGTGCGGGAATTTCCTCGTATTTGGCAGATGCGGGTTCCCTTAGATCAGGTTGATTCTCTCTATGCTACCTATGATATTCGAGGTCAAAATGGTAACGATAATGCAATGAGTAATGAGCAACATTCCGATGCAGCGGTTCCAGTTGTTATAGAACCTTTACCTATTATGGAAATTTCCCGTGACCCCAACAGTAATACAGCCGTATTACAAGGAGGTTTCCGATTAAAAATGGATCTTTCTAGTAGTCAGTTTGCAGGTACATATTCTGGAGACTTAACGGTAATAGTAGATCGTCGTTGACCTTCTCTACCTTTGAGACAAAAACATAGTGAGTTGTAGTGTGTTAATGTGAAAAATTTAATTCAGATGTTACAAAAACCTAGAAATATTGCCCTTGGTTTAATTGGAGCATTAGTTCTAGGTGCACCTCCAGCTAATGCCATTAATATTGCTGTATCTCCATCCAGATTCATCCTAGAGATTAGTAGCAAAAAAACACGCTCTCAAGCTGTTCGTGTTGTCAATGTTGATTCTCAGCCAGTTGAACTGAAGGTCTATGTAAAATCATGGGTGCTGAATGAACAAAATAAATTAGAATTAGTTCCGTCTCGTGAGCAGTCTTTAGACCAATGGATTGTTTACACCCCTTCTCGATTTACAATTCCCCCTGGTGGTTCACAAACTATCCGCTTTGCCATTCGTCCTCGCGTCCAGCCACAACAAGGTGAACACCGAGCGGTTTTGTATATCGAAGAAGTTCCTACTAATAATGCACAATCCAAAGGAGTGCAGGTAACTGGACGGCTAGGCGTTGCTATCTATGGCTATGTAGGAGACATTAAGCGAGTTGGGTTATTGAATGCTATTAACGTAGATACTAAATCCGATGCTGTGCGAGCATCCTTTGATATTTCTAGTCAAGGAAATGGCTTTGTCCGTCTGAATGGACAATATGCTGTCTGGCCTGCTGCTCAATATCCAGGTGCTGAGGCTACAAAACCTATAGCTGATTTAGATAAACCAACTCCTAAACTTCCGAAAGAGGTAGTAACAGCTGGCTTCTTACCTGACACACCAGTTTTACCTGACACCCGTCGTCGGATTTTATTACCAATTATCAAAAAATTACCCCCTGGTAATTATGTATTAGACATCAATGGGGAACTGAATGGTGTGGCGATTCAAAAAGGCATACCTTTTACAGTTCCCGTGAATAGTCCAGTGGCTAATAATAGGAGCTCTCGAATTCAGCCCGCTTCACAAAAGCTAAGAGACTCTCTTAAAAATTCTCAAAAACGTAAATAGCTGCTGCTAATTCAAAAGTAGGTTTTTATTCTTCCCAAAAATGATTCTTTAGCCGGGAAGCTTTTTAGGCTACCCATACGAATTTGTGTGCTTTACTTATGTTCTACCAACCTTCTACACTTCCTCCACCAGTTACGATTGTACAGTCTGAGAATACCTCTTGCATAACGCCAGTGGATGCTAGCGTTAGTGAGAAGAATCAGGTAATTGCAGGCACAATAGCAGCTCCTAGCACACCAGAAACCTTACCACCTGAATTTTCCACGGATGGTTCACAGCACTCCTGTACTCAAGCACAACTGGGTGAAAAGGTCGAGAATCAAAGTATCACAGCCAATAACACCACAAATCCAAATAATGATACTGGAAATGCTATAGACCCTGGCAATAAACAACTTAGTAAAAAGGTTGTGGCTCAAAGCACTACAGCATCAGTAACTTCTCTAGAAAACACTCACGCAGATGCCAATCATACTGCTGCTAACACTGATACAAGAAATACAATAGCTGCCGAGCAGCAACAACCTAGTAGTAATAATTTAGTTGCCCAAGAGTCTAAAGCGTCAACACAAAAAAATAATCCAGCACCAAATATTCCTGCTGACAATATTTTAGCTACTGCCAAAAGTTTATTAGTTGGAGTATTTATCAATGAACGGGAAGTTGGGAGTTTAGAGGTTATACCCGAGGGAAATACTTTATTAATTCCACTTGATGATTTTGCCCAAATAGCCGACTTAGAAGTTGAAAAGACCGAAGATAAAATTCAACTGAAGACACCTTTAGGTGTAGTAACTCTGACAGAAGCAGACTTCAAAAAAATTGAAGGTATCACATACATTAGTGATACCTTCTTAAAAGAAAATTTACTCACAAATATAGAGCTAAAAACTTCTGATTTGGCTCTAAATGTTGATTTACCTTGGCGTAGAAGTGGTGGACAATCTGGTCAAGCGATTGACCTGCAACCAGAAGTTAGACCTCCTAGCAGTGGCTTATCAAATTTACGGCAAGAGTTAAATTATCATGATAACTCTGGTAGAACAAATTGGCGTACTTCTACTCTTTTGGGTGGACGTTTAGCAGGTGGTGCGTGGCGTTTACGTCTAGATAATAATTTTGTTAACAATCCTCAGTTATCTGAATATTTTTACTTTAAACGCTCAGGTCAGTTTCTCTATCAGATTGGTAAGCAGCAACTCGCCCTGAATCCTGTGTTGTCAGGATTGAATTTGACAGGGTTGCAATTTGGTTACACGAATCTCTCCGCAGATCGGTTTAATACAAGTTACAGTGCATCTGAGCTTTTACCCCGACGTTCTCAGCCGACACAAACATTTCGTGGCGTTGTTCCTCCAGCTAGTTTTGTGCAATTAAGAGTTGGCGGTGTTGTACTTGCTCAACAACAGGTAGGACTGGGTGGAGAGTATGATTTCCAAGATGTACGTTTACCGATTGGTCAAACTAGTGACATTGAACTTTTGGTATATGAACGCAATAACCTGAGTGTACCAATAGAAATTCGTTCTCTAAGCCTCAATTCTTCAGATTTGTTGTTACCAGCAAGTGGTAATCTCCAGTTGGCGGGTTTAGGTGTAACTGGTAACTGGCTACAAAATAGTTTATTTGATGATTTTAATTCTACTCAGGCAGGTAAGTTTGCAGGTTTCTATCAGATACGTCAAGGTGTTTCTAATGATTTAACTTTGGAAGCCGGTGTACAGGTACTTCCAGAGACTACCCAAGCCCAAGTTGGTTTTGCTTGGCGTTTAGCCAGTCCGTTGATTTTATCAGCTAATGTGGGGACTTCAGCTGGTGAATTGGCTTATAAAGCAGATTTAGATTTTCAGTTAAGTAACTGGCGCATTCTAGGTACTTCTGAGTTGTATCCCAAGGGATATTTAGCGAGTTTTAACACCGATAATGGACGCGATCGCCAAAATCATAGCTTAGATGCTAGCTATAAGTTTAGTGATGATTTTACGCTGGGATTGATCGCTCGCAGTTACCAATCTCTGAATATAGACTCTAGCTATATTTTGCCTACTTTTTTCCTCCGCCCGGCTCGTAACTTATCTTTTAGAGGCTCGCCTAACTATAGCGGAGACTATGTATTTGGTGCTACATATCAACCTACAAGAAATTCTAGACTATTGTTTAACGCCTATGGTGATATATATACATCAGATTTTAGTTATGATCTGAACCGCCAGTATCGCTTATCTTTTGGCACTGAATCTGGTGGCGATTTAGCTACTCGTTATACTTTAACACTTGGTCGCAACGCACAAACTTTATCGGGCTTAAGCTGGCGGTTAGGTCTGGGATATAGAGAGGGAGAAATAGGCCCCTTTGTAGGCGCTAGTATGCGGATACTGCCAGGTTTATTCGCATCGATTGATTATCAAGGCATACCCTCTAGATATAGAAACATTGTTGGTAGTATTGGCGACGATCGCTTGACTATATCACTAATATCAGATTTATCGTTTGCTGGTGGCAGCCTAGCACCAGCTGAGTATAGCTCAATAAGTAAAGACAGAGGTGCGATCGCTGGGCGAATAATTGTCGAAGGTGGCAGAAAGAATACAGACCTGAGTGGAGGTATCATCCAAGTATACAATAACCGTGGTCGCAATGTTGGTGCAGCCAAAATTGACTCTCAAGGTAATTTCTTTGTTGGTAATTTGCGAGAAGGTGTTTATGTGGTGCAACTTGATCCAGACGAGTTACCGATTGAGATCGCACTAAGAAAAACTTCTATAGTTGCTGAGGTAGCCAGTTCTGCTGTTACTAAGTTGGATTTCCCCGTAGGATTAGAATATGGTTTGGCAGGCAGAATTACTGATGTGTCAGGCCAGCCAATGGCACAAGTACAAGTGGAACTCGTCGGTGCTGATGGCAAACCTATTACATCTGCGGTAACAGACGAATCTGGTCTTTATCGTCTCGATGGAGTTCCTGTTGGTAAGTATACATTGCAGATTCCCTCCCAAGATGCTATTGCTGAAGGTAAAAATCTCCCCAAACGTGGGGTAGAAATTCGCAATGATTTTGTCTATGAGCAAAATCTGCAATTACCTATCTCGGCAGCAGCAAGGAAAAATGAGATAAAGGCAAAAGAGTAAACTTGATTGCTTTATTTTCAGAGAACCCCACCCCTTAGGACGTGTTTTCTAACTCTTAGATCCCCCCTAACCCTCCTTAAAAAGGGGGGAAATTTACTTTAAAGTCCACGCCATGTGCTACAACGGGGGGCTTAGGGGCCCCCACGATAGTGGGGTTGGGGGGAAACCCTCCAACGCAGTGGCTCCCCTTTCCAAGGGGGATTTAGGGGTATCTGAAAATCTGGGATAGTGTCAGGAGTAGTTACCCCTCCCCGCTTGCGGGGAGGGGTTATTATCCTGAGTTTTAGTTGCGTAAATTCATAAATAAACTCAGATAAATCAAAAAAGGTTTAAATCAAAGTCACTTGATTTCAGAATTACATTCTGTAACGCTCTTTCTTCTCAGGAAGTTACGGGCAAATTATCAATTGCAAATATTTTGGAGAAATTGTATTACAAGTATTCCGGAGGGCTTTAAGAGTGTACCGCATCCTATTCATATTTGCTCTGATTTTTACTCTTGGATTTTCGGGGTGTCGTTCTGTACATATGACAAATTCTGCCACTGCACCCCTTTTCAATAATCTTGGCAATTACCATCATCCCATTTCCACAAAATCTCAACTTGCCCAACGCTACTTTGACCAAGGGTTAATCCTCGCTTATGGTTTCAACCATGCTGAAGCTGAACGCTCTTTTCGGGAAGCTGCTAAACTCGATCCGGAGTGTGCTATTTGTAACTGGGGAGTTGCCCTTGTCCTTGGCTCAAATATCAATGCTGCTATGGATGATGCGGCTATGTCTCCAACTTGGGAAGCACTTCAAAAGGCGCTACAACTGAGTGGAAAAGCTAGCGAAAAAGAGAAGGCTTATATTCAGGCGTTGACAAAACGCTATTCACAAAAGCCTACGGAAAACCGTAAGTCTTTGGATATCAACTATGCAAACGCAATGCGAGAGGTAGCTAAAACTTACCCAGACGATTTGGACGCTGCAACTCTATTTGCTGAAGCGCTAATGAATACTATGCCTTGGGATTACTGGCAAGAAAACGGTAAACCAAAGCTAGAAACTCAAGAAATACTTACTACATTGGAATCAGTATTAAAACGCAATCCCAACCATCCTGGGGCAAATCATTTATATATTCATGCTGTCGAAGCTGTGCGACCTGAACTAGGTGTGGTAGCAGCCGATCGCCTTGGTAATTTAGTACCGGGTTCCGGACACCTCGTGCATATGCCCTCACATATCTACATCCGCGTTGGGCGATATCACGATGCTGCTATAGCTAACCAACAAGCTATTGCTGCTGACAAGGAATACATTACCCAATACCACAAGCAAGGTATGTATCCTCTAGCCTATGTGCCGCACAATCATCATTTCCTCTGGGCTGCTGCCACAATGGAAGGAAACCAAAAACTCGCTATGCAAGCTGCCTACGATACCGCAGCAATGGCAGATGAAAAGCAAATGCGAGAACCGGGATATGCAACACTACAGCATTACTATTCCATCCCGCTTTATACTCTGACTCGCTTTGGCAAGTGGGATGAAATTTTAGCTGAACCAGCCCCAGCAGACGATTTGAAGTATCCAACCGGAGTTTGGCATTATGCGCGGGGAACTGCCTTGACAGCAAAAGGTCAACTCCAGGAAGCCGCACGGGAACTAGAACATCTGCAAGCGATCGCCGCCGATCCGGCATTGGAAAAAGTCACAATTTGGGATATCAACACCACTGCTAATTTATTGAAAATAGCATCAGAGGTTTTGACTGGTAAACTCGCTGCCAAACAAGGTGATTATGAAAAAGCGATCGCCCATCTCAAAAATGCTGTCAATCTTGAAGACAAGCTCAACTACGACGAACCCCCACCTTGGCATTACCCAGTCCGTCAATCTCTGGGAGCAGTTTTACTGGAGGCTAATAGACCGACAGAAGCTGAAATTGTATATCACGAAGATTTGAAACGCTTTCCAGAAAACGGTTGGTCGCTGGCAGGTCTTGCCAAGAGTTTAGAAGCACAGGGCAAAACCGAAGAAGCTCAAGCAGTGCAAAAGCGCTTTACTGATGCTTGGAAGCATGCTGACTTATCCCTAACTGTAGCGCAGCTTTGATGAAAAGTGGAGACGCAATCAATCGCGTCTCTACTCAGGTGCAAAGAAAATCAAGACTATTGCGAAAATCACAAGAGGCTTTTGTAGTATTAAGTTACATAAATAGTACAAATCCAGATTCAGTTAATGAACAACACTATTTATCAAGTTGAGCAACCAACCCTACAAACACAAAGACTGATTCTTAGACCTTTCACTGTTGCAGATGCACCTTATGTACAACGCTTGGCTGGTGCATGGAAATTGCGGCTATGACCCTGACTATCCCTCATCCCTACGATGATGGTATGGCAGAGGAGTGGATAAAAACTCATCCAGCAGCATTCAAAGAGGGGAAGGATGTTAACTTCGCGATCGCACTACGCAATACAGATGCGTTGTGTGGGGCGATCGGTTTAGGAATCAACCAAGACCATAACCATGCTGAGTTGGGCTACTGGATCGGAAAACCCTATTGGGGGCAAGATTACTGTACGGAAGCAGCAAAGGAAGTGTTGCGATACGGTTTCCAGGTATTGGGGGTGCATCGCATCTGTGCTACTCACTTTCCACGTAACCCTGCATCAGGACGAGTGATGCAAAAAATTGGTATGAAGCTCGAAGGTTATCGGCGTCAGCACGTACTTAAATGGGGTAAATACGAAGACATAATCGACTATGGAATTCTCAAAAGTGACTGGCAGATGAATTTACAAGGTTAATGGTATGCGAATTATTTTTACCAAACACCAAGGCAAGCAGGACTGGATGGAGTGTAGACGCGATGATGGTAATTCCACGCGATGTCCAATGGCTAAACAAGGTATTTTGCCGCATGATTTTATTCACTACGTTGTTGAAGATACGCTGAATTTGAGACGAGGATTTTACGGTTGGGAGGATAATGAAAAATACGTTTTCAATTTGACAAGAATAGGATATCAAGCAGATGCTGCTCAATGAGCGCTATCGAGTGATTCAGACTCTGGGAAGCGGTGGATTTGGAGAGACTTTTTTAGCGGAAGATACCCAGATGCCTTCTGGTCGCCGCTGTGTAATAAAACAGCTCAAACCGATTCAGAATAATCCCCATATTTACCAATTAGTGCAAGAGCGGTTTCAGCGAGAAGCAGCAATTTTAGAAGATTTAGGCGGCTCTAGTGAACAGATTCCCGCATTGTATGCTTATTTTCAACTAAATGGTCAATTTTACTTAGTTCAAGAGTGGATTGAAGGTGATACACTCACAGCAAAGGTAAAACAGCAGGGCTTATTCAGTGAAAGCACTGTTCAGGAAATATTAGCCAGTTTATTATCAGTTCTAGAGTACATACACTCCAAGCGGATTGTTCACCGCGATATCAAGCCGGACAATATCATTTTGCGCGATCGCGATCGCCAACCCGTGCTTATTGATTTTGGTGCAGTGCGGGAATCAATGGGAACGGTGCTAAATTCACAAGGTAGTCCCACAAGTTCGATCGTGATTGGTACACCAGGATATATGCCCAGTGAACAAGCAGCAGGTAGACCAGTTTATTCTAGCGATTTGTATAGCTTAGGTGTAACAGCTATTTATTTGCTCACAGGCAGACAACCGCAAGAACTAGAGACAGACTCACGCACAGGGGAAATTATTTGGCACAACTACGCTGTAAATGTTATTCCAAAACTCACAGCAGTAATTGATCGGGCAATACAGTATCATCCTCGCGATCGCTTTGCTAGTGCCGGAGAAATGCTAGATGCATTACAGAGTAACGTAAATTCCATTCCGCCTACACAACCTGCCTTTACTCAACCATCAATGCAACCTCCACCATCTCCTGCAACTGTGAATTTAAATACAGTGCCTACCGTTCAAAGTAATGGTCGAAATAGTATTCTCATGGCAAGTGCGATCGCAAGTGGTTTAATCGGTGCATCTGCGATCATTAGTTTTGGGTTAACTAAATTTTCTCAACCAGTAGCACAGCAAAAGGTTCCATCGACTGTTAAATCGCCAATAGAAACTCCCAACCTTACACCCACACTGACTTCTACACCAGCCTCAACCATCTCTAAACTGCCAGATAGCACTACAACTGCAAACGATTATGCTTGGCTTTCTCAAAGACTGGTAACAGATGCAGATTTAGATGTAAAAGATGGTTTTGAGTTAGATATTATGCGAAATTCGATTTTTGCACGTTACGGTCGGCGTTTTGACACTCCAGGCTTACAAAAATATTTTGATAGCCAGCCTTGGTATCGTCCAATATATTCAGCCAAGAAATTTCCTTCTAATTTATTGTCACAGATAGAAAGGCAGAACGTTGAATATATTTCCAAATATCAAGACCGTTACAATCGTAGATATTTTAAGAAATAAGTGGGTAATGGCTAATTGCTAATGGCAATTAACGCCTGATGTGAATTGAAGCTAAGACAAAAATCATATTAGAGGCTATTTATAAACAAAATAAAGTAGGGTGTGTTACGGCATAAGTGATTAAAGATAGCGAAAATCAATATTTATGCCGTAACGCACCAGTCATCTCGGTGCGTTACGCTTCGCTTTAACGCACCCTACAAACTTAAGATTTACTTTATAAATAGTCTCTTATGGAAATCGACCACAGATGGAATTGGTGATTGGTGATTGGGGAAGAGGTAGTTTTATTTTCCATTACCCATTACCGACTGAGAGTGAATTCACTTAGACGTAATTAAAAATTAGCAATAACTAAACTAGTGACAGGAAAAAATTTGTAAAATATATTACTTCCTTACTTATCCTGATGTAATTTTATGCAAACGCTGCTCAATCACCGCTATCAAGTCATTCAGACTCTGGGCAGTGGTGGATTTGGGGAAACGTTCTTAGCAGAAGATACCCAAATGCCCTCCCGACGCCGCTGTGTCATTAAACAGTTAAAGCCGATTCAGGACAATCCCCAGGTTTATCAGTTGGTACAACAGCGGTTTCAACGAGAAGCAGCAATTTTAGAAGCACTGGGTGATGGCAGCGATCAGATTCCGCGGTTGTATGCCTACTTCTCGGAAAATGGGCAATTTTATTTAGTACAAGAGTATATTCAAGGACAAACTCTTACCGCCAAACTACAACAGCAGGGTTTGATGAGTGAGAGTACAGTCAAAGAAATCCTTACCAACATTTTACCAGTTCTCGATTATGTCCACAGCAAAGGTATTGTTCACCGGGATATCAAGCCAGACAATATCCTGATTCGTTATGCCGATCGCAAACCAATCTTAATTGACTTTGGCGCAGTTAAAGAAACAATCGGAACGGTAGTCACTCCCTCGGGGAATTCCACAAGGTCAATTGTAATTGGTACACCAGGGTTTATGCCCAGCGAACAAACCGTAGGACGCCCAATGTTTGCCAGTGATATATATAGTCTAGGTTTAACAGCGATTTATTTGCTCACAGGTAAGATGCCGCAAGAGTTGGCAACCGATCCGGCGACAGGTACGCTGTTGTGGCGGCAACATGCTTTAAGTGTAACCCCCAGCTTTGCAGCTGTATTAGATAAAGCAATTCAGTTTAGTGCAGGCGATCGCTTTGCTAGTGCCAGAGAAATGCTGCAAGCACTGCATGCTGGTGCTTCCCCACTTCCTCCTACCGTGCCTTACAGCCAACCACTAGCAGCAACTGTACCACCTCCCCAGACATCTCAAAACACAGTAGCCGTCAGTCCGGGTAATACCTATCAACCTCCTGCTAATCAAAGCAGTAGCAGCGGACAAAGGGGAATCCTAATAGGCAGTATTATCGCAGGTGGCTTGATTGGCGCATCTGTAATCATTGGTATTGCCCTCAGCAACAAACCACAACCCTCACAGCCAACAGTTTCATCGACTCAATCAACCACCAACAACCAACCACCAACCACCAACCAACAACCAACACAGCAATCCAACTTTCCTATCATTTCAGCACCTTCCCCACCAACTTTAGAAGAACCACAGGAAACTGCATCACCCGAACCAACGCCAGATAGTGACATTACCGAACCTACTCCCAACCAAACCCCAATTTCTGAAGATACTCAAGCAACAGCCCCACAAATTGATAAACCATCTCCAGAAGAATTTGTGCGAAATTATTACGCAACTATTAATCAAGGAGAGTATCAGGCAGCGTGGAATCAGTTATCTCCCAACTACCAAAATAATAGACGCCTGCACCCCAACGGCTATCTTTCTTACGTTGATTGGTGGGGAGGGCAAGTTCAACAAGTAGAGGTCAAACAAGTAAGTTTATTAGAAACTGGTACAGAAACAGCTACAGTAAAAGCTCAATTGAAATATTTGCTGAAAAATGGAAAAAAAGCCCCTGGTTCCGTAAACTTCTCACTGTTGTGGGATGCAGAAAATAGTAAATGGGTAGTTGCAGATGCTAGATAGATGAGCAGATGGGAGATGCTATTGATTATTCACTAAGCTGTGGATATAACCTATCTCCAGTCGCAGTATCAAACACAAATAACTTACTTAGGTCAACTTCTAACAAAAGGCGATCGCCCGGATGTGGATGTACATCTGCACCCGCCTGCACATTCAGCATTACCCCCGAACCAGGTAAACCCGCACGAATCAAAGTCTCCCTTCCCAAAGGTTCCACCACCTTCACCTCAACCATCAACTCTCCAAATTCTTCTCTTGGCGTCCTTTGGGTTTTATGTGGTTCGTTTATTAAAATATTTTCTGGACGAACACCCAAATCAAACCCTTGCCCTTCCCGCAGGTGCAACTTCTCCTGCATATCCGCTGTAATTGGTATCACCTGCCCATTGACATCAAAACTCCCAGTCGTATACTTCGCTGGTAAAATATTCATCGGCGGACTACCCAAAAAAGTCGCTACCATTCGGTTCGCAGGCTTAGCATAAATAGACTGCGGTTCGCCGATTTGTTGAATTCTTCCCCGGTTCAACACCACAATCTTATCAGCCAAAGTCATCGCCTCTACTTGGTCGTGGGTAACGTAGACTGTGGTAATTCCCAGATTTTGATGTAACTCTTTTAACTCAGCCCGTGTATCATCTCGTAATTGGGCATCTAAATTCGATAAAGGTTCATCGAGTAAAAATACTTGGGGTTGACGGGCGATCGCTCTCCCCAATGCTACCCGTTGTTGCTGTCCGCCAGAAAGTTGCTTGGGTTTGCGTTCTAAAAGGTGTTCCAAAGAAAGCGATCGCGCCACTGTCACCACCCGTTCTTGAACTATCTTTGGGTCAACTTTCCGCATCCGCAACCCAAAAGCAATATTTTCTGCCACACTCATATGGGGATATAGCGCATAATTCTGGAACACCATCGCCACATCCCGCTGTCTGGCGGGGACATTGTTCATCAACTTATCCCCAATATAAAGTTTGCCAGAGGTAGCAGTTTCCAAACCGGCAATAGTTCGCAAAATCGTAGACTTACCACATCCCGAAGGCCCCACCAAAACCCAAAACTCGCCATCAGGTATCTTAAAGGTAATATCCTCTATAGCGGTGACATTGTTGAATTTGCGCTTGATGCTTTCGAGACTAACGCTAGCCATTGTCCGGTTTTAAATTTGAAATTTTGGATTGGTCTGGGAACGAGCGATCGCATTTTATCTTGAAAACTCTCATTCCAGTAATGCCATGAACTCATCCCTTGTAAGTTCAGCATCTCGCAGTATCTTACGTAGCAATCCCCTACCTATAATTTTACCAGCATGAACAGGTATCGTGACCACTCGCCCGTCTTCATGTTGCATCCGCACATGACTACCTTTTTGACGTACCACCTGAAAGCTTGCTTTTTCAAGGGCGTTGCTCGCTGCATCACCTGTTAATGCTGGTAGTTTTGGCATCAAACTACTACCTTTTGAACACCTACAAACTCCGACAGATTTTCATCAGTTTCTTCTTCCAAACAAAGTTCAATCACTTCTTTAATGTTGTTCATCAGCTCATCAATTGTTTCTCCTTGGCTATAACAAGCTTTTAGCTGCGGAACTTCTCCCACGTAATAACCATCTTCATCTCGTTCTATGATGACGTAGAATTCTCGCTTGCTAGTATCTAGCATTACCTAAATCTCTCCAACTACAATCAACTTGGCGAATTCACCGACCAAGCAGGATGAGAAAGTAAAGACGCAATCACTCGCACTCCTCGCAGTTGATTGGAAAGGGGCAAATGACCTCTGGGGGCGCTCAAATCCCAAG harbors:
- a CDS encoding carboxypeptidase-like regulatory domain-containing protein, which encodes MFYQPSTLPPPVTIVQSENTSCITPVDASVSEKNQVIAGTIAAPSTPETLPPEFSTDGSQHSCTQAQLGEKVENQSITANNTTNPNNDTGNAIDPGNKQLSKKVVAQSTTASVTSLENTHADANHTAANTDTRNTIAAEQQQPSSNNLVAQESKASTQKNNPAPNIPADNILATAKSLLVGVFINEREVGSLEVIPEGNTLLIPLDDFAQIADLEVEKTEDKIQLKTPLGVVTLTEADFKKIEGITYISDTFLKENLLTNIELKTSDLALNVDLPWRRSGGQSGQAIDLQPEVRPPSSGLSNLRQELNYHDNSGRTNWRTSTLLGGRLAGGAWRLRLDNNFVNNPQLSEYFYFKRSGQFLYQIGKQQLALNPVLSGLNLTGLQFGYTNLSADRFNTSYSASELLPRRSQPTQTFRGVVPPASFVQLRVGGVVLAQQQVGLGGEYDFQDVRLPIGQTSDIELLVYERNNLSVPIEIRSLSLNSSDLLLPASGNLQLAGLGVTGNWLQNSLFDDFNSTQAGKFAGFYQIRQGVSNDLTLEAGVQVLPETTQAQVGFAWRLASPLILSANVGTSAGELAYKADLDFQLSNWRILGTSELYPKGYLASFNTDNGRDRQNHSLDASYKFSDDFTLGLIARSYQSLNIDSSYILPTFFLRPARNLSFRGSPNYSGDYVFGATYQPTRNSRLLFNAYGDIYTSDFSYDLNRQYRLSFGTESGGDLATRYTLTLGRNAQTLSGLSWRLGLGYREGEIGPFVGASMRILPGLFASIDYQGIPSRYRNIVGSIGDDRLTISLISDLSFAGGSLAPAEYSSISKDRGAIAGRIIVEGGRKNTDLSGGIIQVYNNRGRNVGAAKIDSQGNFFVGNLREGVYVVQLDPDELPIEIALRKTSIVAEVASSAVTKLDFPVGLEYGLAGRITDVSGQPMAQVQVELVGADGKPITSAVTDESGLYRLDGVPVGKYTLQIPSQDAIAEGKNLPKRGVEIRNDFVYEQNLQLPISAAARKNEIKAKE
- a CDS encoding serine/threonine-protein kinase — its product is MQTLLNHRYQVIQTLGSGGFGETFLAEDTQMPSRRRCVIKQLKPIQDNPQVYQLVQQRFQREAAILEALGDGSDQIPRLYAYFSENGQFYLVQEYIQGQTLTAKLQQQGLMSESTVKEILTNILPVLDYVHSKGIVHRDIKPDNILIRYADRKPILIDFGAVKETIGTVVTPSGNSTRSIVIGTPGFMPSEQTVGRPMFASDIYSLGLTAIYLLTGKMPQELATDPATGTLLWRQHALSVTPSFAAVLDKAIQFSAGDRFASAREMLQALHAGASPLPPTVPYSQPLAATVPPPQTSQNTVAVSPGNTYQPPANQSSSSGQRGILIGSIIAGGLIGASVIIGIALSNKPQPSQPTVSSTQSTTNNQPPTTNQQPTQQSNFPIISAPSPPTLEEPQETASPEPTPDSDITEPTPNQTPISEDTQATAPQIDKPSPEEFVRNYYATINQGEYQAAWNQLSPNYQNNRRLHPNGYLSYVDWWGGQVQQVEVKQVSLLETGTETATVKAQLKYLLKNGKKAPGSVNFSLLWDAENSKWVVADAR
- a CDS encoding GNAT family N-acetyltransferase, yielding MTLTIPHPYDDGMAEEWIKTHPAAFKEGKDVNFAIALRNTDALCGAIGLGINQDHNHAELGYWIGKPYWGQDYCTEAAKEVLRYGFQVLGVHRICATHFPRNPASGRVMQKIGMKLEGYRRQHVLKWGKYEDIIDYGILKSDWQMNLQG
- a CDS encoding fimbrial biogenesis chaperone, whose protein sequence is MLQKPRNIALGLIGALVLGAPPANAINIAVSPSRFILEISSKKTRSQAVRVVNVDSQPVELKVYVKSWVLNEQNKLELVPSREQSLDQWIVYTPSRFTIPPGGSQTIRFAIRPRVQPQQGEHRAVLYIEEVPTNNAQSKGVQVTGRLGVAIYGYVGDIKRVGLLNAINVDTKSDAVRASFDISSQGNGFVRLNGQYAVWPAAQYPGAEATKPIADLDKPTPKLPKEVVTAGFLPDTPVLPDTRRRILLPIIKKLPPGNYVLDINGELNGVAIQKGIPFTVPVNSPVANNRSSRIQPASQKLRDSLKNSQKRK
- a CDS encoding protein kinase domain-containing protein, translated to MLLNERYRVIQTLGSGGFGETFLAEDTQMPSGRRCVIKQLKPIQNNPHIYQLVQERFQREAAILEDLGGSSEQIPALYAYFQLNGQFYLVQEWIEGDTLTAKVKQQGLFSESTVQEILASLLSVLEYIHSKRIVHRDIKPDNIILRDRDRQPVLIDFGAVRESMGTVLNSQGSPTSSIVIGTPGYMPSEQAAGRPVYSSDLYSLGVTAIYLLTGRQPQELETDSRTGEIIWHNYAVNVIPKLTAVIDRAIQYHPRDRFASAGEMLDALQSNVNSIPPTQPAFTQPSMQPPPSPATVNLNTVPTVQSNGRNSILMASAIASGLIGASAIISFGLTKFSQPVAQQKVPSTVKSPIETPNLTPTLTSTPASTISKLPDSTTTANDYAWLSQRLVTDADLDVKDGFELDIMRNSIFARYGRRFDTPGLQKYFDSQPWYRPIYSAKKFPSNLLSQIERQNVEYISKYQDRYNRRYFKK